In Nocardia asteroides, the following proteins share a genomic window:
- a CDS encoding glycosyltransferase family 2 protein, translating into MRTAVITVAAGRIEHLRNQIRSLRRHRTDCDQVVVSMGDPEVTELARRSRVHTVALDVFGPLPLAAARNLGARTALARGADLLVFLDVDCLPDDRLLDRYRAAAGADPDARVLLCGPVTYLSPPPPDGYDLRALRHYRRPHPARPAPDDHVLLDSADVDLFWSLSFAVTASTWRSIGGFCTRYRGYGGEDTDFARKAAAVGAHIRWVGGADAYHQYHPVSDPPVEHLDDILVNARTFHRRWGSWPMRGWLDSFAEQGLVHYDTAAHEWHDIRPKAQPEFTSAGAGSLRNRH; encoded by the coding sequence ATGAGAACTGCCGTCATCACGGTGGCCGCAGGGCGTATCGAGCACCTGCGCAACCAGATTCGGTCCTTGCGCCGCCATCGCACCGACTGCGATCAGGTCGTCGTGTCGATGGGCGATCCGGAAGTAACCGAGCTCGCGCGCCGCAGCCGGGTGCATACCGTGGCTCTCGACGTCTTCGGACCGCTCCCCCTCGCCGCCGCACGAAATCTCGGAGCACGCACCGCTCTCGCCCGGGGTGCCGATCTCCTGGTGTTCCTCGATGTCGACTGCCTTCCCGACGATCGGCTGCTCGACCGCTATCGAGCGGCCGCCGGTGCCGACCCGGACGCCCGGGTCCTGCTGTGTGGACCCGTCACCTACCTGTCTCCCCCGCCACCGGACGGCTACGATCTGCGCGCCCTGCGGCACTACCGCCGTCCACACCCGGCCCGACCGGCACCCGACGATCACGTCCTGCTCGACAGCGCCGACGTAGACCTGTTCTGGTCGCTGTCGTTCGCCGTCACCGCCTCCACGTGGCGAAGTATCGGAGGCTTCTGCACCCGCTATCGCGGCTACGGCGGCGAGGACACAGATTTCGCACGTAAAGCCGCCGCCGTCGGCGCGCACATCCGGTGGGTCGGCGGCGCCGACGCCTACCACCAGTACCACCCCGTATCCGACCCGCCGGTCGAACATCTCGACGACATTCTGGTCAACGCACGCACCTTTCATCGCCGATGGGGCAGCTGGCCGATGCGTGGCTGGCTCGACAGCTTCGCCGAGCAGGGCCTCGTGCACTACGACACCGCCGCGCACGAGTGGCACGACATCCGACCGAAGGCTCAGCCCGAGTTCACCTCCGCCGGCGCCGGCTCGTTACGCAACCGACATTGA
- a CDS encoding glycosyltransferase — protein MIGYYIHHQGSGHLARAQSICARMDAPVTALSSLPIAQSSFDSVVRLPSDDLAAEPVDPTASGILHWVPLGDSGLRERMAAVARWIDRENPAALVVDVSVEIALLARLHGVPVIAMVLPGQRIDTPHRLVHRVADALIAAWPREVYDPVWLREYRGKTHYVGGISRFADRPAAPRRSETDRPTVLVLAGGGGSGFTSAAVEDCADRHRRYRWRTAGVTDWIDDPWPLMCEADVIVSHAGQGAVADIAAAAKPAVLVPAARPFGEQHATATALAEAGMAVIAEDLPALDEWPALLDRARHLDHDQWLRWCVDGATTRAAAVIADAAGKRRAA, from the coding sequence CGCTGCCGATCGCGCAATCCTCGTTCGACAGTGTGGTGCGGCTGCCGTCCGATGATCTCGCGGCCGAGCCGGTCGACCCTACCGCCTCCGGCATCCTGCACTGGGTTCCGCTGGGCGACAGCGGCTTACGGGAGCGGATGGCCGCGGTGGCGCGGTGGATCGATCGGGAGAATCCCGCGGCCCTCGTCGTCGATGTCTCGGTGGAGATCGCGCTGCTGGCTCGGCTGCACGGCGTTCCGGTCATCGCGATGGTGCTGCCCGGGCAGCGTATCGACACTCCCCACCGACTCGTGCACCGAGTCGCCGATGCGCTGATCGCGGCCTGGCCGCGCGAGGTGTACGACCCGGTGTGGCTGCGCGAGTATCGGGGCAAGACCCACTACGTGGGTGGCATCTCCCGCTTCGCCGACCGCCCTGCGGCACCGCGCCGATCCGAGACGGACCGGCCCACGGTGCTGGTACTCGCCGGTGGCGGCGGCAGCGGCTTCACCTCGGCGGCCGTCGAGGACTGCGCCGACCGGCATCGCCGATACCGTTGGCGTACAGCGGGTGTCACGGACTGGATCGACGATCCGTGGCCGCTGATGTGCGAGGCCGACGTCATCGTTTCCCACGCCGGACAGGGCGCCGTGGCCGATATCGCCGCCGCCGCGAAACCTGCCGTGCTCGTCCCCGCGGCACGACCTTTCGGCGAACAGCACGCCACCGCGACCGCACTGGCCGAGGCCGGCATGGCGGTGATCGCGGAGGATCTTCCCGCCCTCGACGAGTGGCCGGCGCTGCTCGACCGGGCCCGTCACCTCGACCACGATCAGTGGCTGCGCTGGTGCGTCGACGGTGCGACCACACGCGCCGCGGCGGTCATCGCCGATGCCGCAGGGAAGCGCAGGGCGGCATGA